A stretch of DNA from Peromyscus maniculatus bairdii isolate BWxNUB_F1_BW_parent chromosome 7, HU_Pman_BW_mat_3.1, whole genome shotgun sequence:
cactccCTTTATAATCCAATGTATCAAAGTACAAATTCCTCCAAAAAagcacatggtcaggcctatcacagaaaTGTCCCAGTCCCTGCaactaacttctgtcttagttaagcatttcattgttgtgaagagacaatatgaccatggcaactcttataaggaaaacatttaattcagggGGCACACTtagagtttcagagttttagtccattatcatcatggctgggagcatggtggcatgcaggcaaatgTGGTGCTAGAGGAATACCTGACAGTCCTGtgtcttacaggcaacaggaatcCCACTGATTTGACTCACTGAGGTAAGTTTGtgcaaaagaaacctcaaagcctgtccccataGAGACCTACTTCTCCAACAagttcacacctcctaataatgccactacCTTTgggagggcattttctttcaaaccacagcagtgGATAATCTTATGATAAATGTCTGTGTTCtgcttgcaagtattttattgaatttttaatatattcattggGGATATCAGCTTATAGTTTTTATATGTTGtgtcttttcattattttgctaCTAAGGGGATATCATGTTAGTAGATGAAATTTGTGATTGCTTCTCATAGTTCTATTCTATTTAATATGTTAAGAAGTATTGGTTGTATATCTTTAATGGTTTAATAGAAAATTTGCTGTGAATCTATCAGGCTTtggacttttttgttgttattgttggaaggcttttattactatttaagtttcttcatttgtttgtggTCTGTTTAGGTTGACTTCGTCTCAGTTTAATTTTTAGATTCATCCCAGTGATCTCATATTCCAGGACAACCTATCAAGAGGTGGCATAACACACAATGAACatagccctcccacatcaatcattaatcaagaaaatatctaCAGCTATGCCCATAGACACTAAATTTGAGAAAATTTTTGTTTGAGTTTCAGTTTTCCCAAGTAATTCTAGTTTAtctcaagttgacagaaactaatGGTAAACAGTGTATATCTCTCCATGTAAAGTATAtacatacacctaaaataaaaatcctgTTTTGGACCtagtccagtcatcatcagagagacatCTTCTCACAGGTGATAAGAACAAATGTAAAAAGCCATAGCCAAACAGTAAGCACAAAGAGAGCCCATTTTGGAGAACTCCACTAGGTCCCTCCCACTGAAGGTCAAGGTACCCTGTGGAAGTAGGGGAGGAAGAATTGCAGGagacagaggggtcaaagacactaGGAGAACAAAGGCCACAGAATCAAGTAAGCAGGTCatgtaggggctcacagagactgaagaggcaatAAGAAAGCCTACATGGCTCTGTGCTAGATCCCCtgtttatatattatggatattaacttggtgtttttgtgggactccttacAGTGGGtatgggggtgtctctgactcttttgcctgctcttccCAGTTGTTTCTTCCTATtaggttgcctcacccagccctgTTATGAAGGTTTatgtctagtcttattgtatcatATTAAAATGTGTTCCATTAATATTTCTGAGTGACATGATCTTTTCTAAAGGTAAATGGAGGTGGAGTTGATCTGAGGAAGATGGAGGGTAAGGGGAACTGGGAGAAGTGGATGGAGGAAAAATAGtgatcaggatgtattgtatgagaaaagaataaatttaaaaaataaataaaaatatacatattaaaaatagtAATCAATTCTTCCAAATCCAATTCTTACATACAATTTCTGTTCTTTGTGGCTTCAGAGCAACATTAAGATTCATTATAAAATGTTATTCATAATTTTTAATGCAAGACCAATGATTTGTATAATCAAAGGAAATGGTAAGAACAGAAGTAGAACATTGCCTTGGGAATTGGTTAGGAAACTGACAAAGCTGAATTCTTCCCTTCAGTATTCATGGGCATTAAGGATTTGAACACTTGGGATTACAGTGGTATTTCCATAATGAATACAATTAAAAGCCTTGAATGTTTAGCCACTGGGACATAAAAACTGTAGAAGTAGTTCTGTGATTCCTTTAGGTTTACTATACCAGCCATGAATCAATACCCAAGCTGTTTCTTATAAATTATCCTTTTTAATGAAGAGTCAGTTGACCCTGCaaatttttttatatctttcaCAAGGGCATGTCTATAATTAACATCCAAGTGAGATGTTTATAATGTTTCCTCTTGAATCGAATGAGACAACAAAAattcctttgtgtatgtatggAATATTAGCTGAACTTTATCAGAATATCACCTTGGTTATAAGTGAGGGATCTATCTataaaagaaaggtatataaagcaccAGTGGAAAGACTACAGTAAAACTCCTCAACAATATCTGTTCTCAACCTGACACATGTTTATGCACATCTGCAATAATGCTGATTTGTCTCCATTCTTCTGGTCTCATGCTCTATGCAAGAACAACACCAATTTCCTGCTGAACAAAACCATGTTTCTATTAGAACATGATGTTTGCTACCAAATCTTGCAAATTTTGCTTTCATTATTATTCATACATTGAAGAGGGGACTTCAGTCAAGGATTAATTGCTAGGGTTTTTTGTAAACAAATGTCAGAGAATAGGTGGATAAACAGAAGAAATTTATTTACTAGTAGATTTGAAGTCTAGAATTCAAAGAACAAGGTTCTGAAGTTGATGGTCCAAATATCTTACCTTTACAATTCTCCTTTCTTTCAGATTACTCAACAACATGGGAGCAGTCAACCAAACAGCTACATCAGAATTCATTCTTCTTGGACTTAGTGAAGATCTAGCTCTGCAGCCCTTCATCTTCAGCCTCTTCCTGTCCATATATCTAATCACTACCTTAGGAAACTTGCTCATCATCCTGGCTGTTACCTCTGACTCGCAactacacacacccatgtacttctttctATCAAACCTGTCCTTTAATGATATCTGTTTAATCACAACCACAATCCCAAAGATGCTGGTCAATATCCAAGCTCAGGATCAGACCATCACATACACAGGATGCCTCTCTCAGGTGTGTCTTATCTTGAATTTTGCTGGTATAGAAAATTGTCTTCTTGcagtgatggcctatgaccgctatgttgCTATCTGTTACCCTCTGAAGTACACAGTTATCATGAATCCACATTTCTGTGTAATGTTGcttctctgctctctgttctTTAGCGTTATACATGCTTTATTCCACAC
This window harbors:
- the LOC102920960 gene encoding putative gustatory receptor clone PTE38, translating into MGAVNQTATSEFILLGLSEDLALQPFIFSLFLSIYLITTLGNLLIILAVTSDSQLHTPMYFFLSNLSFNDICLITTTIPKMLVNIQAQDQTITYTGCLSQVCLILNFAGIENCLLAVMAYDRYVAICYPLKYTVIMNPHFCVMLLLCSLFFSVIHALFHTLMLLGLSFCTETEIPHFFCELAQIIKLACSDNFINYLLVYTVSVLFFGIPVFGIILSYIHIVSSVLRMSSLRGKYKAFSTCGSHLSVVSLFYGTGFGVHISSAFTDSPRKTVVASVMYTVVTQMLNPFIYSLRNKDMKKAFKKLISKITSFL